A window from Primulina huaijiensis isolate GDHJ02 chromosome 13, ASM1229523v2, whole genome shotgun sequence encodes these proteins:
- the LOC140956261 gene encoding peptidyl-prolyl cis-trans isomerase FKBP15-2-like → MGSKFVLKAALIFLVFSSIASAKKSVDVTELQIGVKYKPKICEVQAHKGDNVKVHYRVSGITASLLPSPIPPFPTPRIARKYSHLLHKLKSKSSTIFKSI, encoded by the exons ATGGGATCCAAATTTGTCTTGAAAGCGGCTTTAATTTTTCTCGTCTTTTCATCTATTGCATCGG CAAAGAAATCTGTGGATGTAACAGAGCTGCAGATCGGTGTGAag TATAAGCCAAAGATTTGTGAAGTTCAAGCACACAAAGGAGACAACGTTAAAGTGCACTACAGAGTGAGTGGAATTACAGCCTCTCTGCTCCCATCCCCCATTCCACCTTTCCCTACCCCCAGGATAGCTAGAAAGTATTCCCATCTTCTACACAAATTGAAGTCAAAGAGTTCTACCATTTTTAAATCTATTTAG